A genomic window from Desulfovibrio sp. X2 includes:
- a CDS encoding NlpC/P60 family N-terminal domain-containing protein, whose translation MGRRAASLCRVASLLALALVWTLGLVGCAATGKGRAGAPSASGAGGTAEPVADLARLPQNALAYLDMPGKAAPLLPPGRQKARYGQFCARWFAPWHRTKPAFSAKDALWGFSAFKGTIWGQDLRPRPPEWLEGLQRNVRPATYPNLCRPAVALRRLDLRVLPTVEPVFYDPRKAGEGFPFDMNQNSAVQAGTPLFATQVTADGAWVLVEGPSAAGFVPARDIAFAGETFRARWESLPLAALIEDGAPLRAAGSSACPVDAPESGEGTGRFLATGRVGMVLPALSALGEMSLLLPADDGTGGATSVEALFPRGAAVPMPWPFTPVHVAALIDQLLGNPYGWGGIYCQRDCSASLQDIFTPFGLALPRNSAEQARSGPSVPLAGLSDADKRAAILAQGRPFATLLAMPGHILLYLGKWDGEPVVFQTVWGLRTNAQGPAGRLVIGRSVITGLAPGAERPEVAKPEGLLVHRLTAMTFIK comes from the coding sequence ATGGGACGGCGCGCGGCGTCGCTTTGCCGCGTCGCGTCGCTCCTCGCCCTGGCGCTCGTCTGGACGCTCGGCCTTGTGGGCTGCGCCGCGACGGGCAAGGGGAGGGCGGGGGCGCCTTCCGCCTCCGGGGCAGGGGGGACGGCCGAGCCCGTGGCTGATCTCGCGCGGCTGCCGCAAAACGCCCTGGCCTATCTGGACATGCCGGGCAAGGCCGCGCCGCTGCTCCCGCCCGGCCGCCAGAAGGCGCGCTACGGGCAGTTTTGCGCGCGCTGGTTCGCGCCCTGGCACCGCACGAAGCCCGCGTTCTCGGCCAAGGACGCCCTGTGGGGCTTTTCCGCCTTCAAGGGAACGATCTGGGGCCAGGACCTGAGGCCCCGCCCGCCCGAGTGGCTGGAGGGGCTGCAGCGAAACGTCCGGCCCGCGACCTACCCGAACCTCTGCCGCCCGGCCGTGGCCCTGCGCCGCCTGGACCTGCGCGTGCTGCCCACGGTGGAGCCGGTCTTCTACGATCCGAGGAAGGCGGGCGAGGGCTTTCCCTTCGACATGAACCAGAACAGCGCGGTGCAGGCGGGGACCCCGCTCTTCGCCACCCAGGTCACGGCGGACGGCGCCTGGGTGCTGGTGGAGGGCCCCTCGGCTGCGGGCTTCGTGCCCGCGCGCGACATCGCCTTTGCGGGCGAGACCTTCCGCGCGCGCTGGGAGTCCCTGCCCCTGGCCGCGCTGATCGAGGACGGCGCGCCCCTGCGCGCGGCCGGGTCCTCGGCCTGCCCGGTCGACGCGCCGGAGTCCGGCGAGGGCACGGGCCGCTTCCTGGCCACCGGACGCGTGGGCATGGTCCTGCCCGCGCTCAGCGCCCTGGGCGAGATGAGCCTGCTGCTGCCCGCAGACGACGGCACGGGCGGCGCGACGAGCGTGGAGGCCCTGTTCCCACGCGGCGCGGCAGTGCCCATGCCCTGGCCCTTCACCCCGGTGCACGTCGCCGCGCTCATCGACCAGCTGCTCGGCAACCCCTACGGCTGGGGCGGGATCTACTGCCAGCGCGACTGCTCCGCGTCGCTGCAGGACATCTTCACGCCCTTCGGCCTGGCCCTGCCGCGCAACTCGGCCGAGCAGGCCAGAAGCGGCCCCTCCGTCCCGCTCGCGGGGCTCTCGGACGCGGACAAGCGCGCCGCGATCCTGGCCCAGGGGCGGCCCTTCGCCACCCTGCTGGCCATGCCCGGCCACATCCTGCTCTATCTGGGGAAATGGGACGGCGAGCCCGTGGTCTTCCAGACCGTGTGGGGGCTGCGCACGAATGCGCAGGGCCCCGCGGGCCGCCTGGTCATCGGACGTTCGGTGATCACCGGGCTCGCGCCCGGCGCGGAGCGGCCCGAGGTGGCCAAGCCCGAAGGCCTGCTCGTGCACCGCCTCACGGCCATGACCTTCATCAAATGA
- a CDS encoding sensor domain-containing diguanylate cyclase, whose product MLVKLQSAMREMAEVHRAALESFEKIRRCIDHVQTLTTLRDLPLVLEGVRGQLGMDELGVILDAAMFGEFLPDKVPTAEPRVLRALLSELPGNGRPYMGTCDQAPYLDHHLDPAAPCPAPCSGETPGSCFIQPLPNKYAPGRPIGVIVLRDRDAQRFSSDKATDFLEHFCDLLGHAVVTVRDHDQLVRDTVIDELTGAHNRHYLVRHAPRLLALAERKGMPLALLFVDLDRFKPVNDLLGHDAGDCVLREAARRMREVVRGYDIFARLGGDEFVVLMPDAGEDEAVALAERLREEVAAVDVAACTAQVCAAPDGIGNGTERKDGTFDGETAAAPNPAARGLTLSASVGLALHAPGRTLDDLLHLADQNMYRAKRAGQDGGPRESGQNIGQDSGQDSGQDGGEADGDEAETAAAST is encoded by the coding sequence ATGCTCGTCAAGCTGCAGTCCGCCATGCGCGAAATGGCGGAGGTGCACCGCGCGGCGCTCGAATCCTTCGAGAAGATCAGGCGCTGCATAGACCACGTGCAGACCCTGACCACCCTGCGCGACCTGCCCCTGGTGCTCGAGGGCGTGCGCGGCCAGCTCGGCATGGACGAGCTCGGCGTGATCCTGGACGCCGCCATGTTCGGCGAGTTCCTGCCCGACAAGGTGCCCACGGCCGAGCCCCGCGTCCTGCGCGCGCTCCTCTCCGAGCTGCCCGGCAACGGCAGGCCCTACATGGGCACCTGCGACCAGGCGCCCTACCTCGACCACCACCTGGACCCCGCGGCGCCCTGCCCGGCCCCCTGCTCCGGCGAGACGCCGGGCTCCTGCTTCATCCAGCCCCTGCCCAACAAGTACGCGCCCGGTCGGCCCATCGGCGTCATCGTCCTGCGCGACCGCGACGCGCAGCGCTTTTCCAGCGACAAGGCCACGGACTTCCTCGAACACTTCTGCGACCTGCTCGGCCATGCCGTGGTCACGGTGCGCGACCACGACCAGCTCGTGCGCGACACGGTCATCGACGAGCTGACCGGCGCGCACAACCGCCACTACCTCGTGCGCCACGCCCCGCGCCTCCTGGCCCTGGCCGAGCGCAAGGGCATGCCCCTCGCCCTGCTCTTCGTGGACCTGGACCGCTTCAAGCCCGTCAACGACCTGCTCGGCCACGACGCGGGCGACTGCGTGCTGCGCGAGGCGGCCCGGCGCATGCGCGAGGTGGTGCGCGGCTACGACATCTTCGCGCGCCTGGGCGGCGACGAGTTCGTGGTGCTCATGCCCGACGCGGGCGAGGACGAGGCCGTGGCCCTGGCCGAACGGCTGCGCGAGGAGGTGGCCGCCGTGGACGTGGCCGCGTGCACCGCGCAGGTCTGCGCCGCGCCGGACGGGATCGGGAATGGGACGGAAAGGAAGGACGGAACTTTCGACGGCGAAACGGCCGCGGCGCCGAATCCGGCGGCCCGGGGGCTGACGCTCTCCGCCTCCGTGGGCCTGGCCCTGCACGCGCCCGGCCGCACCCTGGACGACCTGCTGCACCTGGCGGACCAGAACATGTACCGCGCCAAGCGCGCGGGCCAGGATGGCGGCCCCCGGGAGAGCGGGCAGAATATCGGGCAGGATAGCGGGCAGGATAGCGGGCAGGACGGGGGAGAAGCCGACGGGGACGAGGCCGAGACCGCCGCCGCCTCGACCTGA
- a CDS encoding Lrp/AsnC family transcriptional regulator has product MIDAIDRKILNILRNNARVPNAEIARTIGMAPSAVLERIRKLERRGVIERYEARIDPKATGLGLTAYTFVHVEEGVGTLDTGQKLAALPEVLETHYTAGQAAYLIKVRVADTEALAEFLQRIGKIPGVRDTNSTIVLRTIKETASIPLSAPPEDND; this is encoded by the coding sequence ATGATCGACGCAATCGACAGAAAAATCCTGAACATCCTTCGCAACAACGCGCGGGTGCCCAACGCCGAGATCGCCAGGACCATCGGCATGGCGCCGTCCGCCGTGCTCGAGCGCATCCGCAAGCTGGAACGCCGCGGTGTCATCGAGCGCTACGAGGCCCGCATCGACCCCAAGGCCACCGGCCTCGGGCTGACCGCGTACACCTTCGTGCATGTGGAGGAGGGTGTGGGCACCCTGGACACCGGACAGAAGCTCGCCGCCCTGCCCGAGGTCCTGGAGACGCACTACACCGCGGGACAGGCCGCCTACCTGATCAAGGTCAGGGTGGCGGACACCGAGGCCCTGGCCGAATTCCTCCAGCGTATCGGCAAGATCCCCGGCGTGCGCGACACGAACTCCACCATCGTGCTGCGCACCATAAAGGAAACGGCTTCCATCCCCCTCTCGGCGCCGCCGGAGGACAACGACTAG
- the pruA gene encoding L-glutamate gamma-semialdehyde dehydrogenase translates to MDMQQIDQNIVARGKEFFASIKGEAPSIFNKGFWTGKVMDWAMQHEDFKVQLFRFVDVLPYLNTSDSLQRHIDEYFTGEGAGDIPAVLKWGAEKSGLFGSLAAKAMGKIIRTNIEGMAKQFIIGENTKEAVKSLNKLRKDGFAFTVDLLGEATVSEFECDEYMQGYMDVLNAVEKEQKSWKAHNSSGDLDWGCAPKVNVSVKPSAFYSQSKAVDVAGTVSGMLKRIRPIYKRIVQMGGAMCIDMEQLKYKEATLELFKRLRSDPEFSHWPHLSVVLQAYLRSTEDDLKELIAWGRETKLPFGLRLVKGAYWDYETVVAMQSGWPVPVWTSKPESDIAHERCSRLILENSDLVYFQCASHNIRTISAVMEMAKALSVPEQRFEFQVLYGMAEPVRKGLKNVAGRVRLYCPYGDLLPGMAYLVRRLLENTANESFLRQGFADNVDVAQLMENPSQTLERERAAAPCKAPAEVSAKDQASGLTPFRNDPYVDFTIPAMRKGFVDAIAEVRARKGRTYPLFIGGREVTTSDLIPSYNPADPDEVLGQVCQAGTAEVDDAIAAAERAFPAWRDTPAEKRAEVLLKAAAICRRRSFELSAWQVLEVGKQWDQAYHDVGEAIDFLEYYARETIRLGKPRRMGNMPGELNHLFYQPKGIAAVVAPWNFPLAISLGMTSAAIACGCPVVYKPSSISSLVGWGMVEIFREAGLPDGVFNYCPGRGSVMGDYLVEHPKVSVIAFTGSVEVGLRIQEKAAVVRPGQEQCKKVIAEMGGKNAIIVDDDADLDEAVIQIMYSSFAFQGQKCSACSRVIVVEPIYERFIARLTEAAKSIKIGPAEDPSNYMGPVADLQQQKNVREYVEIARKEGRILVEREVPAKGCYVPLTIVEGIRPEHRIAQEEIFGPVLAVMKAKDFTEAIAFANSTRFALTGAVFSRSPRHLEQARREFRVGNLYLNRNSTGALVYRQPFGGFKMSGVGSKAGGPDYLLQFLDPRCVSENTMRRGFTPIAEDDEWIC, encoded by the coding sequence ATGGACATGCAGCAGATCGACCAGAACATCGTCGCCCGGGGCAAGGAGTTCTTCGCCTCCATCAAGGGCGAGGCTCCGAGCATCTTCAACAAGGGCTTCTGGACCGGCAAGGTCATGGACTGGGCCATGCAGCACGAGGACTTCAAGGTCCAGCTGTTCCGCTTCGTGGACGTCCTGCCCTACCTGAACACCTCCGATTCGCTGCAGCGCCACATCGACGAATACTTCACCGGCGAGGGCGCCGGAGACATCCCCGCCGTGCTCAAGTGGGGCGCGGAGAAGTCCGGCCTGTTCGGCAGCCTCGCCGCCAAGGCCATGGGCAAGATCATCCGCACCAACATCGAGGGCATGGCCAAGCAGTTCATCATCGGCGAGAACACCAAGGAGGCCGTCAAGTCGCTGAACAAGCTGCGCAAGGACGGCTTCGCCTTCACCGTGGACCTGCTCGGCGAGGCCACGGTCTCCGAGTTCGAGTGCGACGAGTACATGCAGGGCTACATGGACGTCCTGAATGCCGTGGAGAAGGAGCAGAAGAGCTGGAAGGCCCACAACTCCTCCGGCGACCTCGACTGGGGCTGCGCGCCCAAGGTCAACGTCTCGGTCAAGCCCTCCGCCTTCTACTCCCAGTCCAAGGCCGTGGACGTCGCGGGCACGGTCTCCGGCATGCTTAAGCGCATCCGCCCCATCTACAAGAGGATCGTCCAGATGGGCGGCGCCATGTGCATCGACATGGAGCAGCTGAAGTACAAGGAAGCCACCCTCGAGCTCTTCAAGCGGCTGCGCTCCGATCCCGAGTTCAGCCACTGGCCGCACCTCTCCGTGGTCCTGCAGGCCTACCTCCGCTCCACCGAGGACGACCTGAAGGAGCTCATCGCCTGGGGCCGCGAGACGAAGCTGCCCTTCGGCCTGCGCCTGGTCAAGGGCGCCTACTGGGACTACGAGACGGTCGTCGCCATGCAGTCCGGCTGGCCCGTCCCCGTGTGGACCAGCAAGCCCGAGTCCGACATCGCGCACGAGCGCTGCTCGCGCCTGATCCTCGAGAACTCCGACCTCGTCTACTTCCAGTGCGCCTCGCACAACATCCGCACCATCAGCGCGGTCATGGAGATGGCCAAGGCCCTCTCCGTGCCCGAGCAGCGCTTCGAGTTCCAGGTGCTCTACGGAATGGCCGAGCCCGTGCGCAAGGGGCTCAAGAACGTGGCCGGACGCGTGCGCCTCTACTGCCCCTACGGCGACCTCCTGCCCGGCATGGCCTACCTGGTCCGCCGCCTGCTCGAGAACACGGCCAACGAATCCTTCCTGCGCCAGGGCTTCGCGGACAACGTGGACGTGGCCCAGCTCATGGAGAACCCGAGCCAGACGCTCGAACGCGAGCGCGCCGCCGCCCCCTGCAAGGCCCCGGCCGAGGTCTCGGCCAAGGACCAGGCCTCCGGCCTCACGCCCTTCAGGAACGATCCCTACGTCGACTTCACCATCCCGGCCATGCGCAAGGGATTCGTGGACGCCATCGCCGAGGTCCGCGCCAGGAAGGGCCGCACCTACCCGCTCTTCATCGGCGGCCGCGAAGTGACAACCTCCGATCTCATCCCCTCCTACAACCCGGCCGATCCCGACGAGGTGCTGGGCCAGGTCTGCCAGGCCGGAACGGCCGAGGTGGACGACGCCATCGCCGCGGCCGAGCGCGCCTTCCCCGCCTGGCGCGACACGCCCGCCGAGAAGCGCGCCGAGGTGCTGCTGAAGGCCGCCGCCATCTGCCGCCGCCGCAGCTTCGAGCTCTCGGCCTGGCAGGTGCTCGAGGTCGGCAAGCAGTGGGACCAGGCCTACCACGACGTGGGCGAGGCCATCGACTTCCTCGAATACTACGCCCGCGAGACCATCCGCCTGGGCAAGCCGCGCCGCATGGGCAACATGCCGGGCGAGCTGAACCACCTCTTCTACCAGCCCAAGGGCATCGCCGCGGTGGTCGCCCCCTGGAACTTCCCCCTCGCCATCTCGCTCGGCATGACCTCGGCCGCCATCGCCTGCGGCTGCCCCGTGGTCTACAAGCCCTCCTCCATCTCCTCCCTCGTGGGCTGGGGCATGGTGGAGATCTTCCGCGAGGCCGGGCTGCCCGACGGCGTGTTCAACTACTGCCCGGGCCGCGGCAGCGTCATGGGCGACTACCTCGTCGAGCATCCCAAGGTCAGCGTCATCGCCTTCACCGGCTCCGTCGAAGTGGGCCTGCGCATCCAGGAGAAGGCCGCCGTGGTGCGGCCGGGCCAGGAGCAGTGCAAGAAGGTCATCGCCGAGATGGGCGGCAAGAACGCCATCATCGTGGACGACGACGCGGACCTCGACGAGGCCGTGATCCAGATCATGTACTCGTCCTTCGCCTTCCAGGGCCAGAAGTGCTCCGCCTGCTCGCGCGTCATCGTGGTCGAGCCCATCTACGAGCGCTTCATCGCCCGCCTCACCGAGGCCGCAAAGTCCATCAAGATCGGCCCGGCCGAGGACCCGAGCAACTACATGGGCCCGGTGGCCGACCTGCAGCAGCAGAAGAACGTGCGCGAGTACGTGGAGATCGCCCGCAAGGAGGGCCGCATCCTGGTCGAGCGCGAAGTGCCCGCCAAGGGCTGCTACGTGCCCCTGACCATCGTGGAAGGCATCCGCCCCGAGCACCGCATCGCCCAGGAGGAGATCTTCGGGCCCGTGCTCGCGGTCATGAAGGCCAAGGACTTTACCGAGGCCATCGCCTTCGCCAACTCCACCCGCTTCGCCCTCACCGGCGCGGTCTTCTCGCGCAGCCCGCGCCACCTGGAGCAGGCGCGCCGCGAGTTCCGCGTGGGCAACCTGTACCTGAACCGCAACAGCACCGGCGCCCTGGTCTACCGCCAGCCCTTCGGCGGCTTCAAGATGTCCGGCGTGGGCTCCAAGGCGGGCGGACCCGACTACCTCCTGCAGTTCCTCGACCCGCGCTGCGTCTCCGAGAACACCATGCGCCGCGGCTTCACGCCCATCGCCGAGGACGACGAGTGGATCTGCTAG
- the fdhD gene encoding formate dehydrogenase accessory sulfurtransferase FdhD, whose protein sequence is MTGRATTVRAIVRHGPGGAAARDDLMAVEDPLEIFIDDSPYAITMRMPGQDRDLVLGYCLTEGLIRDASDVADISHCTAGLGEKRIFVRLRRRDACRESRLRRSREHLSQSSCGLCGKESLAEVHTDVPPVSGAHPVGAGHLWRLKAAVESMQEVFRRTGSTHFAALCDLEGEIISFAEDIGRHNALDKAIGSVLRQGLRERAHTALVSSRLSYEMVLKAGMLGVEVLAGLSAATSLAAELAEGLNMTLVGHLRPERMNVYSHAERILEPGEPGADVDASLFLPLRS, encoded by the coding sequence ATGACGGGAAGGGCGACGACCGTGCGCGCCATCGTGCGCCACGGCCCGGGCGGCGCGGCCGCCCGCGACGACCTCATGGCCGTGGAGGACCCGCTCGAGATCTTCATCGACGACTCCCCCTACGCCATCACCATGCGCATGCCCGGCCAGGACCGCGACCTGGTGCTCGGCTACTGCCTGACCGAGGGGCTGATCCGCGACGCCTCGGACGTTGCGGACATCTCCCACTGCACGGCCGGGCTCGGCGAGAAGCGCATCTTCGTGCGGCTGCGCCGCCGCGACGCCTGCCGCGAGTCCAGGCTGCGCCGCTCGCGCGAGCATCTGAGCCAGTCGAGCTGCGGCCTGTGCGGCAAGGAGAGCCTGGCCGAGGTGCACACCGACGTGCCGCCCGTCTCCGGCGCGCACCCTGTGGGGGCGGGGCATCTCTGGCGGCTCAAGGCCGCGGTGGAATCCATGCAGGAGGTCTTCCGCCGCACCGGCTCCACGCACTTCGCGGCGCTGTGCGACCTGGAGGGCGAGATCATCTCCTTCGCCGAGGATATCGGACGGCACAACGCCCTGGACAAGGCCATCGGCAGCGTGCTGCGCCAGGGGCTGCGCGAGCGGGCGCACACGGCGCTCGTCTCCTCGCGGCTGTCCTACGAGATGGTGCTGAAGGCCGGGATGCTCGGCGTGGAGGTGCTGGCCGGACTCTCCGCTGCCACGAGCCTGGCCGCCGAGCTGGCCGAGGGGCTGAACATGACCCTCGTCGGCCACCTGCGCCCCGAGCGCATGAACGTCTACAGCCACGCCGAGCGCATTCTGGAGCCGGGCGAGCCGGGCGCGGATGTTGACGCGTCCCTCTTCCTACCGCTCCGTTCCTAG
- a CDS encoding formate dehydrogenase accessory protein FdhE, whose product MQGFSGTGTKDGDVAPRTVPTMGEEMTGPAASLSGLAQAADGDAVRAAFSVLRARRPEFSGYLDHFEDLLAAVADETARLSSWDPVLPGADALRLSRGVPLLQGADPAAMDGFEAALTASLETFAPLLAAIFPPLGPAAKALRADVAEGRMAASELAAHVLDADSARLAALAGRTGLDAGSLAFMAHFVISPVFRRLRAKAAPVLAEGGLSGVWPGVTCPVCGGAPSLSFLSRAEQGELSEYLRGGGGQRLLSCGQCGHVWRTRRIICPGCGTDDQDSLFWRAAEGAPHERIYGCSGCSTYLPCIDLRECSEDVEPLTAPLGLAHLDIAAREYGLSPVGSYPWNAF is encoded by the coding sequence ATGCAGGGATTTTCAGGCACGGGAACGAAGGACGGCGACGTCGCGCCGCGAACCGTCCCCACCATGGGGGAGGAGATGACCGGACCGGCCGCGAGCCTGTCCGGACTGGCCCAGGCAGCGGACGGCGACGCGGTGCGCGCGGCCTTTTCCGTCCTGCGGGCGCGTCGGCCGGAGTTCTCCGGCTACCTCGACCACTTCGAGGACCTGCTGGCCGCCGTGGCCGACGAGACCGCGCGACTCTCTTCCTGGGACCCGGTATTGCCGGGCGCGGACGCCCTGCGCCTCTCGCGCGGCGTGCCGCTCCTGCAGGGCGCGGACCCGGCCGCCATGGACGGGTTCGAGGCCGCGCTCACGGCCTCGCTCGAGACCTTCGCCCCGCTGCTGGCCGCGATCTTCCCGCCGCTCGGCCCCGCCGCCAAGGCGCTTCGCGCCGACGTGGCAGAAGGCCGCATGGCCGCCTCGGAGCTGGCCGCCCACGTGCTCGACGCGGATTCCGCGCGGCTCGCCGCCCTGGCCGGGCGCACCGGGCTCGACGCGGGCTCCCTGGCCTTCATGGCCCACTTCGTCATTTCCCCGGTCTTTCGGCGGCTGCGCGCCAAGGCCGCCCCGGTTCTGGCAGAGGGCGGGCTTTCCGGCGTCTGGCCGGGCGTGACCTGCCCGGTCTGCGGCGGCGCGCCCTCCCTCTCCTTCCTCAGCCGCGCCGAGCAGGGCGAGCTTTCCGAGTACCTGCGCGGCGGAGGCGGGCAGCGGCTGCTCTCCTGCGGCCAGTGCGGCCACGTCTGGCGCACGCGGCGCATCATCTGCCCGGGCTGCGGCACGGACGACCAGGACTCCCTGTTCTGGCGCGCGGCCGAGGGCGCCCCGCACGAGCGCATCTACGGCTGCTCCGGCTGCTCCACCTATCTGCCCTGCATCGACCTGCGCGAGTGCTCCGAGGACGTGGAGCCGCTCACGGCCCCGCTCGGCCTCGCGCATCTGGACATCGCGGCGCGGGAGTACGGGCTTTCGCCCGTGGGCTCCTATCCCTGGAACGCGTTCTAG
- a CDS encoding 4Fe-4S dicluster domain-containing protein, with amino-acid sequence MPKSIFIDTSRCTACRGCQLACKEWFELPANHTKQKGTHQNPPDLNPHNYKLVRFFEHRIDGVTRWFFFPDQCRHCVEPPCKMTADSYVEGAIIQDKATGAVVVMPEAVKLTAEQSEEVRQACPYDIPRYDAQLKRLTKCSMCFERQGGGMLPACVKVCPTGTMNFGERSAMLALAEARLAEVKRDFPRAMLGNPDDVSVIFLLLDEPTRYHPTAVAELGVPAPAAPMSRKSFLAGLTRPVRRVTERG; translated from the coding sequence ATGCCCAAGAGCATCTTCATAGACACGTCACGGTGCACGGCCTGCCGGGGATGCCAGCTGGCCTGCAAGGAATGGTTCGAGCTGCCCGCAAACCACACGAAGCAGAAGGGCACGCACCAGAACCCCCCGGACCTGAACCCACATAATTACAAGCTGGTGCGCTTCTTCGAGCACCGCATAGACGGCGTGACGCGCTGGTTCTTCTTCCCGGACCAGTGCCGCCACTGCGTGGAGCCGCCCTGCAAGATGACGGCGGACTCCTACGTCGAGGGCGCGATCATCCAGGACAAGGCCACGGGCGCCGTGGTCGTCATGCCCGAGGCCGTGAAGCTGACCGCGGAGCAGTCCGAGGAGGTCCGCCAGGCCTGCCCCTACGACATCCCGCGCTACGATGCGCAGCTGAAGCGCCTGACCAAGTGCAGCATGTGCTTCGAGCGCCAGGGCGGCGGCATGCTGCCCGCCTGCGTCAAGGTCTGCCCCACGGGGACCATGAACTTCGGCGAGCGCTCCGCCATGCTGGCGCTGGCCGAGGCCAGGCTGGCCGAGGTCAAGCGGGACTTCCCGCGCGCCATGCTCGGCAACCCTGACGACGTGAGCGTCATCTTCCTGCTGCTCGACGAGCCCACGCGCTACCATCCCACGGCCGTGGCCGAGCTCGGGGTGCCCGCGCCCGCGGCTCCCATGTCGCGCAAGAGCTTCCTGGCCGGGCTGACCAGGCCCGTCAGGCGCGTGACCGAGCGCGGCTAG